A window of Oryza glaberrima chromosome 2, OglaRS2, whole genome shotgun sequence genomic DNA:
GAATTTACAGGTTGAGCTGAGTGAATTTGATGGCTATTCCATGTTATCGTCAACTATTGTTTGGGATGACTCCGTGTCTCACACATTTGAGGATTCTGTTTGTTTATTTGAATCTTGTTTCAGTCAGGTATGTGGAACTAActagattaagaaaaaaatatatttaattctgTTTAACTTTCTTTCATATTAATATAGCATTTCCATGTTCTTTTAAAACAATTAATTTTCTGTTTTGTATTTTCCCCTGTAAGATATGGAGTAGCTATGATTCTTCAGCTACTATCTGTTATGAAAACATGGTAACAAGTTACATTGGAGAATCGCGTATGTCAGAGAGCAGGAATACTCAGTTGGTACATATTTCTATCAATCTTAATCACTTTGTTAATTTCATGAATTTACGCTTGTGCCATTTGTTCTCCACTCTGCAAAGTCCATCTGTGATGAAGCTTCAGTTGTATCAGGCCTTCACATGAACACTCATATTCACTATTCCGATGTTCTTACTTCTATGCCTTAATTAGTTCACAGGGTTTTGAGGCTGAAACATTATTTAGTTATATTACGGGGGATTATAATAGCAGAGTTTTGTGATGTGCTCTACTGAAGTTTGCAACAATTGCTTCTCCAATCTCTAATGGCCATTCTTCCCACCATTTTGTTTTTGGttgaatgataaaaaaaatcctctttTTCAACAAAAATAGATAAATGAAACGTCTATGCCTTTTAACATATAGAACATTCTGGCTTCCAAAAAAATTAGCTATGGCTAATGATATAGATTGGGTGCTCATATTGTATTCCATACAGAGTTTTGGCTATTCATCGTTAACCAGTTTGTGAGTTATGGAACATAGTTCTAGTTTGCACACAAACACTCTTTATAGCTGTTTATGTATTTCGACAGTTATCTGCTATTCCTATTATCATCAGACATCAAAGTGCTCAATTTGATTTTGTTGAATCCACTGTTCCAGGTATACTTGGATGCTGAATTTCTCGCTGTAATAGATGGCAAAGCTGTCACGGAAAAGGTATCCACTTAACCCTGGTAAGCTTCTTTAAGCTATTTCATTACTTTGCAATTGAGATTAATCCCTGGTTTTAATATAAGAAATGCCCCTTGCAAAAAGGaatattatgtttctttctttGCGGTTTATGGATATTTTGTCTGTATCTTGCTGGAAGGCACATTCACACCTATCACATTTATAATAGTAAttcaagattattttttttacgtcCCTGCTGCCCTGCATTACCTGGTAACTAACAAGTTTGCCTACCTGTTAGTTAGTTGAATTGCTTTTGACCAACTCCACAAATTCATGGACCAAAAAGTTAAAGTCAAGAAGTTCATGGGTACACATAGACCTCGCCACAATTGTTAGGACAGACATAATTTTCCTATTATTtcctttttaaactttttgttGTTCATGTTCTCTTATAAGACTAGACACAATAAACTTGAATTTATATCCCTGATCGGATATGGAACTTATTCTTTTGTCTGTAGGAGAATTGCCCAACTTCTGATCAGTCATTTGTTCGGTTTTCGCCGCAGTTCTTGTTTTGTGCAAACATGGTAATGGTTTCTACCtgagtttctttttttcataaataaccatcaaattattttgttaaatacttcctccgtttcacaatataagtcattctagcatttcccacgtttatattgatgttaatgaatctagacatatgcctatctagattcattaacatcaatatgaatgtggaaaatgttagaatgacttacattgtgaaacggagggagtacaagctTTCTGTAGTAAGCCTTTTCCTACAGCATTTTCTACTttccaatttaaaaaaaatgatgcataTAATTAGAATATGATATAATTGGTGGGTTAGCTTAAAAACAGATAGTATGTAATTTGCTCTCTGTAATTGAAGTTGTActtatctaatttttttataggatttatGTTTGCAAAGCAACAAAATTGAATCTTTCATTAGGAGATGCTCTAACATTAATTTGGCATGGGCATCCTTCATAGTTGAAGAATTTGTCAGGCTTGGTTTTACGGTAAGCTTAACTGAATACATAGCTCTAGCGTTTTTACCATGCCTCTGACCTGGTTTGCTTTAGTACTTCTGTATAGCTCCAGGGTCGAGATCATCCCCACTTGCACTTTCTGCTTCAGTCCATCCTTTGACAACCTGCATATCATGTTATGATGAGCGTTCACTTGGATTTCATGCTCTTGGCTATGGGAGAGGTTCTCGGAAGCCTGCAATAGTAATTACATCATCAGGAACTGCTGTATCAAATCTCCTTCCTTCAGTGAGTTGGAACATTTCTCTttcttactttttttatttccttaCTTCCAGCCTTTACAGAAATACCCACCATTTGCTGAAATCACAATTCAACAAGTCTTGTTGCTATAACTTCTTCTGTGTAGTGTATACCTTTATGCTCTCTATGTGCTACTACAGGCAATCCATGCAGTAATGGATATATCAACTATTGAGAAATAGTCTATAGTGTTTAATCAAGATTCATATGTAGGTGGTGGAGGCAAGTCAAGATTTCGTACCACTTATTTTACTCACAGCTGATCGTCCTCCTGAGCTGCAGGATGTAGGAGCCAACCAAGCCATCAATCAGGTATTGTAACTGAATACAATATTACAAAAACTAAAAGTTTCTGGCAATAGCTCCTATTCTGAAAAGAGCTTCGAATCAGCACTGTTAATTCAGAATTTTGGCTACCTTTTAATTGCCTTAAATTGCTTATAAGTATTGTCATGCACATAAAGCCAATCATGTTGTTCCCTTAACTATGTTTTAgtgtttattttatttctcaGCACCATCAAAATTTTGTCCTACCTGTACAATCCATATATATTCCTCACATGACCTATGTGTCTCACTCAAGCAAAGACATATACAGAACACTAGTCAAACCCATACAGTGAACTTGAGAAGCAAAGGCCTATATTCCTCACGCAATAAGACCCATACAGTGAACTTGGAATTTGCTGGATTACCATTCCAGTTTATGCATATAGTTTTATGTTTATTTCCTTTTAATGGCATACTGCCTCTATAGCATATGCAAACTTATCTGGTATGCCTATGATGTTCTTCTGTTATTCTTGTGAAGAACtcgtcacatttttttttaactattttcAGGTAAATCATTTTGGCAGTTTTGTAAGACACTTTTTTAGTCTCCCTCCACCAGATGATCATATTTACGCGAGAATGGTTCTTACAACAGTTGATTCAGCAGCCTACTATGCCATGCAAGCACCACAAGGGCCAGTGCATATAAACTGTGCTTTTAGAGAACCACTAGACTACGGATATCAAGATTGGAGTGTTGACTGTTTGAAAGGGTTGGACAAATGGTTTATAAATAGAGAACCATACACTAGATACCTAGGAATGAAAATGGTTTCTGCATTAGGTAACTATTCTTGTTCAGTAATGGAGGTTCTGGAGATTGTAAAGAACGCAAACCAGGGGCTTTTATTAGTTGGTGCTATTCACACAGAAGATGATATCTGGGCTGTGACTTTACTAGCTAGACACCTTTCCTGGCCGATTGCTGCTGATGTTCTGTCTGGATTGCGAATGAGGAAAGTACAGAAATCAATTCCAGGACTAGATAAGAGCATTTGTTTTATAGACCACATAGATCAAATTCTACTGTCTGAATCTGTTAAAAGCTGGAAAACTCCAGATGTTATTGTCCAGGTTCATCTCCTCACTGATTCTTCTTTTTATTCCATACTTTTGCATTACCTAATCATTTGAATTCCTTTTCATTATGTGATATATTTATAATGacacctttctttttttttttgcttgacaGATTGGAAGCCGGATCACTAGCAAACGAGTGGGAACATATCTTGAGTCCTGCTCCCCGTCTTCTTACATCTTAATTGATGCACACCCATGCCGCCATGATCCTTCACATGTTGTCACTCACAGAATCCAGGCTACTATAACTGAATTTGCTGCTAGTCTGTGCCAGTGTAATTTCCAAACAAAGACAAGCAGATGGTCAGATATTTTAATGGTTCTGAATTCAGCGGTATGGTCCATAAGAGGGTAGTTATCTTGAAAATATGCAACAAAATATTCTGATAGTATGGATAGGATAAAACTTGTCCTTATGTGTAAGCAACCTTCCTGAACTTTAGTCATTTGTTTCAATCATTTTCTGCAGTAAGCTTTGGTATTATACACCCTACACCCAGGTTATAGTATAGGTAAAAGGTCACCACAAATTGATTTGAAATAGTATTGACATTGAAAGTTGAAAACTCAATTGATATTTAATGTCTCTTTCTGAAATCTGTAAATAGCATGCATGAAGGGGTTTATCACTTAACCAACTGCCTCTAGTTCATATATTTGTCCCCATGGAAACTTGACTACATAAGGAATTCAATTCTGTAAGCATGCCCTTGAACAGATTTTTTCTGGAAATAACTAACAAACACCTTTTGTTGCCATCATCTGCTTTTTTCTAATCCTGATAACTGCTGTTTATTCCAGGTTTCACAGGAGATAATGTTTCAGGTGCATTCAGAATGTTCACTTACAGAACCATATGTTGCTCATGTAATTGGAGAAGCACTTTATGGTGATGCTACTATGTTTATTGGGAATAGCATGGTCATTCGAGACTTGGATATGTTTGGCAAGGGCTGGATTGACCATAGTACAAATGCAAATAATGCTATGATGCACCATTTTCCAGGCTTTCTTGGTGCACCAGTAGCTGGGAACAGGGGAGCAAGTGGTATTGATGGTTTGCTTAGTACATCAATTGGATTTGCCATTGGATCAAACAAGCATGTAAGTTAGTTATTTAGCTCATATGGGTACTTCATGTGATGAAATTTGTTACCCTAGATATGGAATGCATAAATGCGCTTGCTGCAGCTGCACAAACTTGGGGACAATGAAAAACACTATGCTTCAAAGAGAATATTCCTAATTTTCATCACAGCCACCTGCAGTTCTCAAACTACTCtgattatcttataatatttttattgtgtATTTCCTAGATACTGACAGTTGCCAATGCATTTATGCTGTACTTCTTTTTGAGTAAGCTTTTGGCAGAAATTTGACTTGGCTGCACTATTTTCAGGTATTCTGTGTGATTGGTGACATATCTTTTCTTCATGATACCAATGGATTGTCACTTCTGAACCAAAGGTTTACAGTTTGAATCTATTCTATGCTATCCACCACCGTTTGTTTTTCTGCGAGTCATTGGCTCATTGTCatttccttaatttatttttcattcaccCAAGAATTTGTTTTTGCATTACTACTTAgtcaaagaaataaaaagaactACAGATATTCTCTCTGTAAAGCTATTGTATAACCATCTACttaaatgaatatttatttCTGATAAAGTGATAATGCATCTCACATTCCTGAAGGACGCAGAGGAAACCCATGACAGTAATTGTCATTAACAACCATGGTGGTGCAATCTTCAGCCTTCTACCAGTTGCAAAAACAGCTTCACTccaaattttggagaaatttttcTACACCTTGCATGACATATCGATTTCCAAACTCTGTGCTGCACACAGGTAAAAGCGATTGTTGTATTCTGGTGCTTACATACCTCGGCCTTGcttatagaaatacaattttaacaATATGCCTGCCTGATGCTACCGTAGCATCGCTGTTACTGATTCTGGGATTTATTAGATGTTTTCTGCTGAGACTTCTGCCTGTTACATTATTGGTTATGGAGTCAGCTGTGGATACAACAAATAACTTTCTGGTGGCAATTTTGCATCCCCAGCATTCTCATGAGTTGTATTTCAGGATAAAACATATTCTAGTTCAGACAAAAGCTGAACTTCATGATGCCTTGGTGAAGTCCCATGAGGGGCATGTTGATTGTGTTGTCGAAGTGGAGAATCGCATTGTTGATAATGCCAACTTTCATAGGTTTTATATTCAAACTAGTTCTTTTGATTATTTTGGTCTACATCGCGTTTATATGCTCATTCTCATTCTGCAGAATTATAAGCATGTTCACAGACCATACTGCAACCATGCATCTGGCATATCTTCTGGGAGGTCCATATTGTAAGGATGGGGTAAATGGCTTTTCTGTTGGTAGAATACATGCAGCAGAATACATGTTTTACAGGTACATCCTTAACCAATCAATACACACCTCACTCCTGCACAGGTCACAGCCTGGAAATTCTAAACATAGGTGTAGCTAAACCATGTTTTGGATTTTGCAGCTGTAcaaaatttagagaaaaaaaacatgcaggGCATGCTACAATGTGCAGAGacaaattgtgcaaatatatgATCAAATGTATTGTGTATCACCACACACAAAAGACAAGAAAGTCATGTTTTGGATTTTGCAGCtgtacaaaatttagaaaaaaaaacatgcaggGCATGCTACAATGTGCAGAGACACAAATTGCGCAAATATATGATCAAATGTATTGTGTATCACCACACACAAAAGACAAGAAAGTTATTGTTTGCAAAAGTTCTGATAAGtcatttattttccttttggtACAGTACAacgattatatttttatacatatttttttgagtGAACATATTTTAACAtagatttttttatgaattttcaaaagTATACAATGACAAATTACAAAGTGTGTAACAGTAGTTAGAACTGGGAACTCTCTTATTTTAGGATTTACCTTCTATGCAGGATCCAACTTGCTGCACCACGTACATCTGGGATATCAGAAAGCAGCTTCTTTCATGAAGGTTTCATACTAAAGTTATGTGTGGGTGACAGCATTGTGGGATTCGGCGAGGTTTGATTTTATTACTACTGTAATCTGTCTGTTTTTTCTAACTCATTGTGGGCCTTAATTACTGTTCTTGAATTATGCTATACTAAAATGTTATCTTAGTTGTCTACTCACAGTTTTCAAGTAGGAAATGGACTGGTCTGGAGCATTTCTCCTTTACAATTTTTTTAGCTTGATCCAAATACTCATGGAAGCATGGAAGTGGGTCCAGATCTAAACTCTGACtttaatactagaaaaaaacCCTCAGAACCACAGAGTGGGTGAACATTTACATAAaacactaattaaaaaaatactccagTTAACATAATCATTTGACCTTGTATATTAGCTGAATATATGTTATAGCAGTTTAAGGTTACTTTTCATGCTGTGCTTCAACCAGAATATCTGGCAAACTTGTAGTAGGCAGGATATTTTTCCTCGTGCAAATTAATTTGGTCTAAAAATTACCTTACCTCACAGTTTTATACTTGAAGAAGATGTTATCCTTCAAATGGATAATACAGAAAAATGTTTCTTATACATGCCCATGTTTCACTGAAGGAATATACAGCATATTACTGGAGGTTTGGTGTTGGTTTTACAGTAGttttattttatgtttattGGCTTCTAGTTTTTGTAAACTTAGTTGAGGCTGGTCTGTTATTTCTTCATTCCTCTTAATTGATTGGCAGAACTCCTAACTTTGTTTCgtctaaaaatatattacatgttgCACCGTGCATTTATTTAGCTTTTattaagtattattttttacCCTTGTAAAATAACAGGTTGCACCAATTGAAATTCATGAGGAGGATCTGTTGGATGTTGAAGAACAGCTTAGGTTTCTCTTTCACAGAATGAAAGATGCTGAGCTAGATGTTGTTCCTTTGTTGAGAGGATCCTTCTCCAATTGGATATGGACAACCCTTGGGATTCCTGTAAGTTGACTTAAGAAAATTTTCTGTGAAAAACATACGAGAGACTGATATTTTTCCGCGTGTTCTTCTTCACAGCCTTCTTCAGTATTCCCTAGTGTTAAGTGTGGTCTAGAGATGGCTATTCTTAATTTGCTGGAGTCACAACGAATAGATAGATCCTATGGTATTTTTACTGGCTCCAATGTGGTCGAATATAATCAGAGCAGCACTGCAAGCATACAGATATGTGCACTCGTAGACTCCTGTGGCACTCCAATGGATGTAACACTTGCTGTTGTCAAACTTGTTGCTGAAGGTTTCACCACCATTAAACTGAAGGTAAATCTTCTACCAGTTCAGTAATTATAGGAAGTTGAATTTATTAGCTTCTAAAAGAATCTGTACATTGCTTCTTTTTAAAATCTCCCAAAGGTTGGGCGTCGCGAAAATCCCGCTGAAGATGCAGCTGTTATTCAAAAAGTAAGGGAAATTGTAGGATACAAGATCAATATCCGCGCTGACGCAAATAGGAAATGGACATATGAACAGGCAATTGATTTTGGATCCAGGGTAAAAGGCTTATGTTTGCAATACATCGAGGTAATCTGCCTTTTATTCATCTGATATGCATCGAAAATCTAAAATAGACAAAGCATTAAATTTGTACCCAGCATATCATAATACTGGTTGGGGAAGAGACTGTTTTTCATGCAGTTCTTCCTTGAGAATCTTCATTTGTTTTAACCACAGGAACCAGTGGACTCTGTAAATGACATCATCAAGTTCTGTGAAAATAGTGGCTTGCCTGTTGCACTAGACGAGACTATCGACAACCTTACAGGGGATGTAATCCCTAAGCTACATCAATTTTCACATCCAGGAATAGTTGCTCTTGTGAGTTCAAACTTTACGGGCTAGTTTTCAAGCTGATGcttcattttctagatttgaCCTCATTTTCATGTTGATATTCAGGTTATAAAACCCAGTGTTGTTGGTGGCTTTGAGGCTGCAGCTTATATAGCAAAATGGGCTCACATGCATGATAAGATGGCTGTCATCAGTAGCACCTATGAGAGTTCTGTAGGTTTGGCAACCTATATACAGTTTGCACATTATGTTGACAGACAAAATGACATAACATCCAGAATAAAGAACAAAGGTTCTTGTGGAAATGTGGCACATGGACTTGGAACATACCAATGGTTAAGGGAAGATGTTTCAGATCAAAAGTTAAAAATCCATGTGCCACCACTTGGTGATGGAATCAGAGCTTCGGCAGAAGATGCCCATGGCTATCTCCAGCATTTAGTTATAAACGACAAGAAGATAGAAAGAACTTATAGTGAAGAAAAATTGAGGTCATATTTCATCCAAGTTGATGGGGATAATTTTTCTTATCAAGTCAAGCTTCAAGAGGGTGGTGATTGCACACATGTAAGATTTcttcaattttcttttgaaaaccAACAGTTTATTACCAGCTTGTTATATAAGAGGGTTAGATTAGTGCTCAGTGTCTGACACGAGATCCATGGCTAGATATTTGCAGTATGAGAGCAAATTAGAGGATTAAGTTGCAAACAGCAGGAGCTATTGCTAGTAGCATATTAACTGGAATATATTGCTAAGCATATCATAGTTTCAAAAGATGGAATTCTTTTAATCGACATGTATCCTACTTTACTCGGGATTTAAGGAGGTATGCTGTAGACCGCGGAACTATCACAAAGGTCTGCAGAATATTGTTCACGTATTGATTTAAAACTACTGTTCTTAGTACTAACAGTTAAAATTCAAGTGAAAACTATATTATTATCTCCATATGAATGATTCAATAATATATTTGATAGGTCCTTGGTTCATTTCTTGAAGGAAGCACATTCATAATTACATGTTTTCTCTTGAGTTTGTCTTTCTTGCTAATTATGATGTTATCTGTTTTCTATTCACATCATTCAATCAATGGACAAGTTTCATACATTCTGGGAGTGCTTTGACGCTCTCTCTTTTCATTTGTGTGCCTTGTTCCTAATCTCAGTAATAGTTAAATTTCTGCTTATGTTTTTACTCCTTTGATTTTGGTTGTCCAGTTATCCACTTAAAAACCAGATGCAAGCATATGTTCAATTATCTAAGTTTTACTTGCACTGTATACTTGAGATACTGGTAGTTTCTCCGTATGTAGTAAGATGGTGCTGTCACAGTAACTATTGTCATGATTTAACCAATGTAGGAAAAGGTTATTCTCTTTCTTCATGGATTTCTTGGTACGAGTGAAGACTGGGTTCCTATGATGAAAGCTCTCTCTCCTAGTGCACGGGTTATAGCTGTCGATCTTCCTGGCCATGGCGAGTCCGAAATTCTACAGCATGATGTTGAAAACTCCAACCAAATCTCCTTTTCAGTTCAATCAGTTGCAGATTTGTTACTGAAGTTGATAAGAAATATAACTGATGGAGCGGTGGTTGTTGTTGGCTACTCAATGGGTGCAAGGATTGCACTACACATGGCATTAAATCAAAACCACAAGGTAAATTTCTCGACATTGTACCTTTTGtgtttatttctttatttttatgattCTAACGCAGTCCCGTTAAGACAGATAAGTGGAGCTGTTATAATTTCGGGTAGTCCTGGATTGAGAGACGAGGCAAGTAAAAGACGTCGTAGTGCTATTGATAGATCAAGAGCCCACTTCTTGTCTTCTTGTGGACTGGAAAATTTTCTCGAGACGTGGTACTCTGCGAAAATGTGGGCCAGGTAATATTGTTATGCAGTGACAATATACTTTTGTTTTGCCAAAAATGTATTGACatgccttttttcttttctttttctgggaTATTTTCTGTTGATGGATGACCAAATTTACAGTTTACGAGAACATCCTAAATTTGATTCTCTAGTGAGGACACGAATGAAACACAATAATATCAAAGCTCTATCTAAGGTTCTCGCTGACTCAAGCATAGGGACGCAAAAGTAAGGCTTGCCTTCCCATACTCCGTATTATATTTTTCATTGATGATATCCATAAAGTCATGTTCCATCGAGTCCGTTAGTAATTTTGACGTTAATAGTGGTAAAAAATATAGTGTGCCGATGATACATATAGAGCCTGTGAACACTTTGATGGTCACATTACATTAGTGATTGTGTAATAAGAAAATCATGTGTGATTCGATCTCATGTTAGTTTCAATGTTCTAGGTCCCTGTGGGAAGATTTGAAGCACTTGAAGAGCCCTCTCCTCATCGTCGCAGGTGAAAAGGACCCAAAATTCAAAGAGATATCGCAGCAAATGTGCAGGGAGATAAGAAAGCACAAGGATCGCGAATCCGATGGTCTATGTGAGATGATCATTATTCCAGACAGCGGCCACGCCGTGCACGTTGAGAACCCTCTTCCTTTAGTTAGAGCAATCAGGAAGTTCTTGGTAAGAGATGTACCAGACGTGATATCCAAGTAGATTACGAAATGGAATTATCTATATAGAGGAGTTCAAGTTACAGCAATAGCCAGAGACAGCAGAGCAGACCAACTCTTTGGTGCGGATGGGTGCGGCAGTTCTGGATGCTATTCTGCCGCCGGTAGTCTCACCTACACCAGCCCGGGAACTACTCATTGTGGACTGGTGGGGGAGGATTAAAGATTAGATCCAGAGAGAAGGGATGTGACTCCATTATCATGCAAAGTTCCTAACCATGTGAGAGACTTGGTAAGGAAAGAACGCAATGCGAGGGTCTTCAGAGATGAAGATTCTTCCCTCCAACGAGTAGCAGGAAAAATCATCATTGATGAGCTTCACGTATAGCGGTATAGGAGTACTTGTGAGGACGAATTCTAGGAGTACTTGTGTGCTGCAGCATTGTCCCGAGCTGTACAGTGCTCTTTTCATATTTTGCTGCTCTGTATATGCTGTTGCCTGTTGTTTAGTTGCCACTCTCTCTCGCCGTGACCCTTTTTTATTAATACAAAATGATATGCAAGTCCTATGCATATCCGTGAAAAAAACATGTTGGCCAGCTTCTCATCCGAGCTGAGCTCCTGACACAGTGACACTACTGGGGAACCCATTGCAAACCGAGATATctaatccgggactaaagatatcccGATTGGTGTTGTCAATCGGGactaaatgtattttttttcttttttttcattgtttattACTGCTTGCATATTGCCCA
This region includes:
- the LOC127762324 gene encoding protein PHYLLO, chloroplastic isoform X3, with the translated sequence MDLCLQSNKIESFIRRCSNINLAWASFIVEEFVRLGFTYFCIAPGSRSSPLALSASVHPLTTCISCYDERSLGFHALGYGRGSRKPAIVITSSGTAVSNLLPSVVEASQDFVPLILLTADRPPELQDVGANQAINQVNHFGSFVRHFFSLPPPDDHIYARMVLTTVDSAAYYAMQAPQGPVHINCAFREPLDYGYQDWSVDCLKGLDKWFINREPYTRYLGMKMVSALGNYSCSVMEVLEIVKNANQGLLLVGAIHTEDDIWAVTLLARHLSWPIAADVLSGLRMRKVQKSIPGLDKSICFIDHIDQILLSESVKSWKTPDVIVQIGSRITSKRVGTYLESCSPSSYILIDAHPCRHDPSHVVTHRIQATITEFAASLCQCNFQTKTSRWSDILMVLNSAVSQEIMFQVHSECSLTEPYVAHVIGEALYGDATMFIGNSMVIRDLDMFGKGWIDHSTNANNAMMHHFPGFLGAPVAGNRGASGIDGLLSTSIGFAIGSNKHVFCVIGDISFLHDTNGLSLLNQRTQRKPMTVIVINNHGGAIFSLLPVAKTASLQILEKFFYTLHDISISKLCAAHRIKHILVQTKAELHDALVKSHEGHVDCVVEVENRIVDNANFHRIISMFTDHTATMHLAYLLGGPYCKDGVNGFSVGRIHAAEYMFYRIQLAAPRTSGISESSFFHEGFILKLCVGDSIVGFGEVAPIEIHEEDLLDVEEQLRFLFHRMKDAELDVVPLLRGSFSNWIWTTLGIPPSSVFPSVKCGLEMAILNLLESQRIDRSYGIFTGSNVVEYNQSSTASIQICALVDSCGTPMDVTLAVVKLVAEGFTTIKLKVGRRENPAEDAAVIQKVREIVGYKINIRADANRKWTYEQAIDFGSRVKGLCLQYIEEPVDSVNDIIKFCENSGLPVALDETIDNLTGDVIPKLHQFSHPGIVALVIKPSVVGGFEAAAYIAKWAHMHDKMAVISSTYESSVGLATYIQFAHYVDRQNDITSRIKNKGSCGNVAHGLGTYQWLREDVSDQKLKIHVPPLGDGIRASAEDAHGYLQHLVINDKKIERTYSEEKLRSYFIQVDGDNFSYQVKLQEGGDCTHEKVILFLHGFLGTSEDWVPMMKALSPSARVIAVDLPGHGESEILQHDVENSNQISFSVQSVADLLLKLIRNITDGAVVVVGYSMGARIALHMALNQNHKVNFSTLYLLCLFLYFYDSNAVPLRQISGAVIISGSPGLRDEASKRRRSAIDRSRAHFLSSCGLENFLETWYSAKMWASLREHPKFDSLVRTRMKHNNIKALSKVLADSSIGTQKSLWEDLKHLKSPLLIVAGEKDPKFKEISQQMCREIRKHKDRESDGLCEMIIIPDSGHAVHVENPLPLVRAIRKFLVRDVPDVISK